A part of Carettochelys insculpta isolate YL-2023 chromosome 1, ASM3395843v1, whole genome shotgun sequence genomic DNA contains:
- the FBXL14 gene encoding F-box/LRR-repeat protein 14, protein METHISCLFPELLAMIFGYLEVRDKGRAAQVCTAWRDAAYHRSVWRGVEAKLHLRRANPSLFPSLAARGIRRVQILSLRRSLSYVIQGMAEIESLNLSGCYNLTDNGLGHAFVAEIGSLRALNLSLCKQITDSSLGRIAQYLKGLEVLELGGCSNITNTGLLLIAWGLQRLKSLNLRSCRHLSDVGIGHLAGMTRSAAEGCLGLEQLTLQDCQKLSDLSLKHLARGLGRLRQLNLSFCGGISDAGLLHLSHMSSLRSLNLRSCDNISDTGIMHLAMGSLRLSGLDVSFCDKVGDQSLAYIAQGLDGLRSLSLCSCHISDEGINRMVRQMHGLRTLNIGQCVRITDKGLELIAEHLSQLTGIDLYGCTRITKRGLERITQLPCLKVLNLGLWQMTESEKVR, encoded by the coding sequence ATGGAGACGCACATCTCGTGTCTGTTCCCGGAGCTGTTGGCCATGATCTTCGGGTACCTGGAGGTGCGGGACAAGGGCCGTGCGGCGCAGGTGTGCACGGCCTGGCGAGACGCCGCCTACCACCGCTCCGTGTGGCGGGGCGTAGAGGCCAAGCTGCACCTGCGCCGCGCCAACCCCTCGCTCTTCCCTAGCCTGGCGGCGCGGGGCATCCGGCGGGTGCAGATCCTGTCGCTGCGGCGCAGCCTAAGCTACGTGATCCAGGGCATGGCCGAGATCGAGAGCCTCAACTTGAGCGGCTGCTACAACCTCACCGACAACGGGCTGGGCCACGCCTTCGTGGCGGAGATCGGCTCGCTGCGAGCGCTCAACCTGAGCCTGTGCAAGCAGATCACTGACAGCAGCCTGGGCCGCATTGCCCAGTACCTCAAGGGCCTCGAGGTGCTggagctgggtggctgcagcaaCATCACCAACACTGGCCTGCTACTCATTGCCTGGGGCCTGCAGCGCCTCAAGAGCCTCAACCTACGTTCCTGCCGCCACCTCTCTGATGTGGGCATCGGGCACCTGGCGGGCATGACACGGAGTgcagctgagggctgcctgggcctGGAGCAGCTCACATTGCAGGACTGCCAGAAGCTCAGTGACCTCTCACTAAAGCATCTGGCCCGAGGGCTGGGACGCCTCCGCCAGCTCAACCTGAGCTTCTGTGGGGGCATTTCAGATGCGGGGCTGCTGCACCTGTCGCACATGAGCAGCCTGCGTAGCCTCAACCTTCGCTCTTGTGACAACATCAGCGACACAGGTATCATGCATCTGGCCATGGGCAGTCTGCGCCTTTCTGGCCTTGATGTCTCCTTCTGTGACAAGGTGGGGGATCAGAGCCTAGCCTATATCGCACAGGGCTTGGATGGGCTACgttccctctccctctgctcctgccacATCAGCGATGAGGGCATCAACCGTATGGTGCGCCAGATGCATGGGCTCCGCACGCTCAACATTGGCCAGTGTGTCCGTATCACtgacaagggcctggagctcatTGCAGAGCACCTCAGCCAGCTCACAGGCATTGATCTCTATGGCTGCACCCGCATCACAAAGCGGGGTTTGGAGCGCATCACCCAGCTGCCCTGTCTTAAGGTACTCAACCTGGGACTTTGGCAAATGACTGAAAGCGAGAAGGTCAGGTGA